From Arcobacter sp. CECT 8986, a single genomic window includes:
- a CDS encoding MetQ/NlpA family ABC transporter substrate-binding protein, translating into MKNIFKLVLVALVALFLGACSDNEKQKPQEKKVIKVGATPVPHAEILQEVKKILAKEGYTLEIVEFTDYVTPNIAVEEGELDANFFQHVPYMEEFNKNKNTHLVATAKVHLEPMGVYSHKIKSLTEIKEGDTIAVPNDPTNESRALDILQREGLLTFKDVELKTAKDILDNPKNLKIDELDAPQLPRVLDEVTAAVINTNYALLANLNPLKDALAIESKDSPYVNIIAVKKGNEDKAYIKALDKAINSDEIKNFIRTKYKGAIVEAF; encoded by the coding sequence ATGAAAAACATTTTCAAACTAGTTTTAGTTGCACTTGTTGCACTATTTTTAGGTGCTTGTTCAGATAATGAAAAGCAAAAACCACAAGAAAAAAAAGTTATTAAAGTTGGAGCTACTCCAGTTCCTCATGCTGAAATTTTACAAGAAGTAAAAAAAATATTAGCAAAAGAGGGTTATACTTTAGAAATTGTTGAATTTACAGATTATGTAACTCCAAATATTGCAGTAGAAGAGGGTGAATTAGATGCAAACTTCTTCCAACATGTTCCTTATATGGAAGAATTCAATAAAAATAAAAATACTCATTTAGTTGCAACTGCAAAAGTTCATTTAGAGCCAATGGGAGTTTATTCTCATAAAATTAAATCTTTAACTGAAATTAAAGAGGGTGATACAATTGCTGTACCAAATGACCCAACAAATGAGAGTAGAGCTTTAGATATTTTACAAAGAGAAGGTTTATTAACTTTCAAAGATGTTGAGCTTAAAACTGCAAAAGATATTTTAGATAATCCTAAAAACTTAAAAATTGATGAGTTAGATGCTCCACAATTACCAAGAGTTTTAGATGAAGTTACAGCAGCAGTTATTAATACTAACTATGCTTTATTAGCAAATCTTAACCCTTTAAAAGATGCATTAGCAATAGAGTCAAAAGATTCTCCATATGTAAATATTATTGCTGTTAAAAAAGGTAATGAAGATAAAGCATATATTAAAGCTTTAGATAAAGCAATTAACTCAGACGAAATCAAAAACTTTATAAGAACAAAATATAAAGGTGCTATTGTAGAAGCATTCTAA
- a CDS encoding methionine ABC transporter permease produces MIDILLPAIWETLYMSLVSTFIAVVIGILTAIVLIMTQKDGLTPNVQLYRVLDVVINTLRSFPFIILMIVLFPVTKMIVGKSIGTTAAIVPLTIGAAPFIARLIESALKEVDAGVIEAAKSFGAGNFQIVFKIMFVEALPGIISAITLTLITVIGFSAMAGAVGGGGLGDVAIKFGYYRFQTDIMLYTVLILIVLVQFFQSLGDYLYKITKK; encoded by the coding sequence CTTTGTATATGAGTTTAGTTTCGACATTTATTGCTGTTGTTATAGGAATTCTTACAGCAATTGTTTTGATTATGACTCAAAAAGATGGTCTGACACCAAATGTACAATTATATAGAGTTTTAGATGTTGTTATAAATACTTTAAGGTCTTTTCCTTTTATTATTTTAATGATTGTTTTATTTCCTGTGACAAAGATGATTGTAGGTAAAAGTATAGGAACTACTGCTGCTATTGTTCCTTTAACAATTGGAGCTGCACCTTTCATTGCAAGATTAATTGAGAGTGCTTTAAAAGAAGTAGATGCAGGCGTAATAGAAGCAGCAAAATCATTTGGTGCTGGAAATTTTCAAATTGTATTTAAAATAATGTTTGTTGAAGCATTACCTGGTATTATTTCAGCCATAACTTTAACATTGATTACTGTTATTGGTTTCTCTGCAATGGCTGGTGCTGTTGGAGGTGGAGGTCTTGGTGATGTAGCCATAAAATTTGGTTATTATCGATTTCAAACCGATATTATGCTTTATACTGTATTGATTTTAATTGTTTTAGTACAGTTTTTCCAAAGCTTAGGTGATTATTTATATAAAATTACAAAAAAATAG